The following DNA comes from Cyprinus carpio isolate SPL01 chromosome A4, ASM1834038v1, whole genome shotgun sequence.
AGTCCAGTCTCCAATGATAAGGATCATTTCTAATGAATGTGTCTCTGTGGTTTGACCTCCAGTGGAAAGAGTTTGAAAGAAGATGTTCCTTATCATTTTCTGTTAATTTATATGCGTCTATTCAGCTGTGGTCTGGAACTTAAACTGGCCACCTGTGGGCTGATGCAGCACGTCTAACACCAGCTCAAACGTCCATTAAAGATTCAAAGGGGTAACCCCGGTGGAAAATTTAGAAGTTCTAAATTTCGACTGAGGTGTGAGTTTTATCATGCTTAGGCGATAAACTGTAGGTGTGCACAGTCTCTAGATTGGCATGCAAATACGCGCATCAACACTGTCAGCTTTAGCTCACGGGACTGAAATAGATGTGACTGGTAACCATGGTGACACAGAAGCCTGTCATATTTTGGCACCATTTGTCTAACAGCCCGAGGCAAGGAAATGCTCTGAACAAAAGTCACTAAACTGACTACGATGGCGTTGAACACTACTATTCTGGTTCATTCTGTTTCAAACATAGTGCATGGTCACAGTTCAGAATGCTTAAATTAGGGAATCCTGTTAGCTTTGGAAATGAATTAAGTTTAGCATGGTATGGTTTTGTTTGAAAGCGAGTGTGGGTTTCCCGTGACATTCCTAAAGTAGATTTGCTGTTCCTAAAGGAAATAcagtataacttttattttgctgccttgcaagcactgcTGTGTAACTGAAATGCTGTATCACAGCCATTTTGATGGTGAGTGAAAAGGTGGCTTATTAGCCTCagaagggtttttttatttttatgaaccgttttatttttttatcaatttactaTTTGCATATATGTCAACCCTGTTGATACACACTAAGCCAGAATAGCTAAACGTAACAGGGTTTAAATGTGGCCTTAATTATTCTGTCACTTGGTTGGAACCAAATgtttagtgataaaaaaaaaatatattttttacttaatttatttatttacaatttaacttTGATAAGCGGAATGGTTAAACTTGATGAATACACTACagataaatttgaataaatttgcCTTGATTTCTTGACATGTTGTAGAAAGTGTCCAGATAATGTTACTACTTGGATATCACaacattaggattttttttttttttttttttttttttttttttttttttttttttaatgcagtaaaaGGATTGCATGTGAAATGTGGGACACagttaaatgacattttatccTTAAAATTAGTTATTCTGTGTTTTTAgtaaaatgctgttcattttattttttagaaattgaatctaaaatatctaaacaatctcacaaacaaacaaactaataataataataatcaaaaaacaatttctgtttttttttttttttttttttggtttccatGCCACACCAAAGTTCACAGTATTCTTGGGAAGTGTCATAGATAAGAAATACAAGAAAGAGGGACAATCGCAAATCAGTATGCAAAttgtatacaattattttaaatggggaGATTCAAACATAAATCTTAATTTCTAGCAGGCTACATCTTAAAACGAAAAACAAAGATTAAACAGAATGTGAATGGATTTAAGCTGAATTGCAGAAAAGTGTATAGAAGGAGGAGAATATCAGTACAGTTCTGCATTTCAAGCACTGTAAtaaaggggaagagagagagaaaaaaatcccaTAAACGTAATGAAAATTGGCTATAAGCACTTGAATCGCGTTGTCAATGATCAATAACGCGGCAGTGCAACTGTGGCCGgttgctgtccatggtgctgaagaGAAAAACCCAACAAGCCTTGACATCAtaactctctttttctctcgcaCAACAATTAATCTGTGATACGTCTACGTGACTAATTTGGAAGGCAATAGAGAAGAGGAAGGCCGTGCGCCAGGAAATCCATCACGGGGACGCGCACACAAACACGCATGGCGCTCTGAGCTGCCGCAGCTGTCTTGGTTCACTGGTTGAAATCATTAATTGGCGAAGTCAGTTTTGTCAGAAGCTGCGCTGCCTGgggtgttatttaaaaaaaaaaacttacagtccTTAAGTTCAGAATTTTGACGTCAagctattttgttttaaatatgtatatttggaAACATTTGTATGTCAAAACGATGCGGATTAAACACATGCCATTATATTCATTACAGTCGACGCAGTTCCTGACAGTATTGGCACGgctatatatataactaaaataaagaaattgccaTGTGCAGCATTTCTTCTTTTCAGCCatccttatttgtcattgacccatgtATAGAGAGCTGCAGCACGTACTGTACAATCGCATTTGGAGTTTGCTGATAGTGTTTATCACAGCAAGAGACCTTCACATGACTCGAATCCATTCGCTCTTACAGGTCTCATCTTCCTTCACCTCTGAAAACTGTCTCCATCTAGCGGCTTCCCCACCTGCCCATCTATCAGTGCTGAATGTGAGTCAATAACCTGAGACGTGAAAATACCCGCAACGCTTTCCCTAAGTCTCTCAGCTCAGGGTTCAGCACTTCACTGAATTCCAGCGAaactttgattaataataattcaaagaaTACAGTTGAATAACTTTATACAGTTCGCTATGACTTTCGTTTAATTTATGACAcaataaaatgctacaaatacGCATTTAAACGCTTCTCATGGTACACTGTACAccatttacacagactgttacaTTCATGTGTGTTAACCAATGCCCGTAGCACGTGACACGCCTCCTATGCGCCGTGAGCAGAAGCAACTTGGACTCCACTGCAGACTCACAGATCTTCGCCGGTAGCGGATGAAGCAACTTCCAGCGAATCATTTGTTGCGGGTTCACTTTTGTTCGGGTTGCAGACAGACCCTGCGAAGCAGTTCTTGGGTCGTTGGATTAGAGTTAAGAGGAGAGGAAAGTGCCATTTTCTGCTTTTAAAACACAGAACGCGCTCTAGACAGGGTGGTCTTCTCTTCCTATGAAACGACCACTGTGGCAGGTTTCTCCAAGAGCCTCAGTGTCAAACACAGAAGCTGTGGACGATAAATAGGATGTCCTTGGACAACGTGAATCCTCTACCTGACTTCTAAACTTGTTGCATTTGCTCTAAAACACCTCCGGGTGCGCGTTTCGGTTACTTGTTTGTGCGTAACAGCGGAACAGCTATTCAAAGTGGACTATAACTGATGAGCTGTGTGTAAAAACCTGCACTTTTACATAAATATCCATTTATGAGGAGGTAAGTTATTTATCTTGCTATTTAGCAATaggttacactgtaaaaaaaaaaaaaaaaaaaaaaaaaaaatgcattgcatccTCAGCCATTCGTGTTTGACCGAAAAGCCGTTTTTTACTCTTGGATAgtgcatatatactgtacatcacCATTCATTTCTACGCTCATTGTTGTAATTCCACCATGCCATTCGAATGCTTTGATCTTGATAAATAATATGACTCATTATGCAGTATTCTCCTGCACGTGAGCAATAGCCTTCCTTGAACTTCACATCGAGTGATTGCGCATTGTGTCTGTCCAGATGTCCTTTCTGCTTGTGGCGGATTTGTGAAAGCAAAACCTGCTTCAGTTGCACCGGGTCGCGCACACTGGGTCAGCATGGCAGCCGGAGTCGCCGCTTGGCTACCGTTCGCGCGCGCCGCGGCCATAGGATGGATGCCCGTGGCGAGCGCCCCGATGCCGCCGCCTCCACGGGAAAAGAGGCGAGGTCAGGACGGTCTGATCATCTTGAACGTCAGCGGCACAAGGTTTCAAACTTGGCGGAATACTTTGGAGAGGTACCCCGACACCTTACTGGGAAGCACAGAGCGCGACTTCTTCTTCCACGAGGAGACCAACGAGTACTTTTTCGACCGCGACCCGGACATTTTCAGGCACATCCTCAACTTCTACCGAACTGGGAAGCTGCACTACCCTCGCCACGAGTGCATCTCCGCCTATGACGAGGAGCTGGCCTTCTTCGGCATCATTCCTGAGATAATAGGGGACTGCTGTTATGAGGAGTACAAAGATCGCAGGAGGGAGAACACGGAGAGAATTCAAGACGATGAGGAGAACGAAAACAACAAAGATTTGGTGCTGCCGGAACTGTCGTTCCGCGAGTCCATGTGGCGCGCGTTTGAGAATCCGCACACGAGCACCATGGCGCTGGTGTTTTATTACGTCACGGGCTTTTTCATCGCCGTCTCTGTTATGGCCAACGTGGTGGAGACTGTCCCGTGCAGCAGCGGGCCAAACCGGGCGAAGGAGGTCTCGTGCGGTGAGCGCTACGCCCTCGCGTTCTTCTGCTTGGATACGGCCTGCGTCATGATCTTCACCGTCGAGTACCTGCTGCGTCTGATCGCTGCGCCCAGCAGGTACAAGTTTGTCAAAAGTGTCATGAGCATTATTGACGTGGTGGCCATCATGCCTTACTACATAGGCTTGGTCATGACAGACAACGAGGACGTGAGCGGGGCCTTCGTCACCCTCAGGGTCTTCAGGGTCTTTCGGATTTTCAAATTTTCGCGGCACTCCGCGGGACTGCGCATCCTGGGGTACACGCTCAAGAGCTGTGCGTCCGAGCTGGGCTTCCTGCTCTTCTCGCTCACCATGGCCATCATCATCTTCGCCACCGTTATGTTCTACGCGGAGAAGAGCTCATCCGCCAGCAAGTTCACCAGCATACCGGCGGCTTTCTGGTATACCATAGTTACCATGACAACGCTGGGGTGAGTCGAAGTTGCTTTGATGTGCAAACGTACTGAATGAGCTTGCGCGTATGATCTGCTGTCATTACTGCTTCAGTGCAGCCCGTTTACACCAACGCGTCCCGTAAAGTTGAGGGCTGGCGGAGATGGAATACATCATTAGAATActctctgtctcctctctctccctctcactctctttctctgtctggcCCAGGTGCTATAGCATCCGTGACGGTCTCATTGCTTGAAAAGACAAAACCTATCAAGCTACTTCATTTAACTTTTtcttatgaaataaaaacatgtaaaatataatataaatctaaaaggtaattcatattattaaaaaaaattaaaacttgtgtttatattttattctattttatgctgtagtttttaaattgataatataacattttatagtttttatttattaataaattatttagaataattgcaatataaaatattaaaactttaagcAAAATGGTTAAAGCATTGGCTGTGTAGTTCATATATAAATTTGATGTGACTGTCTGAATGTCAGTAACAATGCTTTTGAATCTTTTTCTGACCGTTTAGGAAATGAAGAATACGGTTTTAGAGTTACTTCTCCCtcatatttctgaatgtaatcaCTGTAAAGGAGAAAGTGTCATTCTGTCATATAACACCTCACCAGTGTCAGACTGAGTACAGACTCTTCCTTCCTTTAGATGCCTTGCTTGTTTATAACAAACCGTCTTAAAGCACTTTTGGCACATTGTTGTAATTTTCACACAGTAAGTGAACATACTGAGAAACATAGCTGATTCATGTGACATTAAGCACTGAAGGGGATTACAATAATGCATTCCCTATTGAGgtgttattcattcatttatcccATCACTCAATGCCTCAGCATGGCTTCTTCAAGCCTCCCACCTGAGCAGAGCAGGAgctctccatggtgctgaatCTGCTCGCCACATGTTGCGGTTGCCCCAAGCTGCACTTTGTTGCTCAGGAGACGACCGATTCTTTGCTAGCGGGTCAACACGGTCCTGAGTCACACTCGAGGGGATTAATCAACCTCTATGCTCCAGTACACATACCACGCTTTGATCGGCATGCCTTTAAAGTGCATTACTCTGAGTGTGTCATAACTTGCGCTGTGAGTTTTAATCTGACGCCTGTGCCTGGCTGATATGATGCACCTTTCAGACATAAATGTGTTTGGAGATGTTTGgttttggaggttttttttttgtttgtttgttttaaattgggtttttaagactttttatacTCTAGTTCAATAATGTTTGGTTCACAGCATCTGTCTGCTTCTTTATACATATGAATTTAAGTCTACATATGGTCTTTGATGTACTGAATGTGACTAATGTTGTCTTTGACACAAGAAATGTCAGGCCTCCTCCTTTAGACACCATGAacctttaataatacaaaaatgaggTTGTCAGAGCGATGGCTAATGCATGTCCTCATGATATATAAAGAGTTATGGGTCACAAAGTTCGAATCATTCCCATTCCCCTTCTACTTTCTTGTCAGGTCTGCATTGTCCTATAAAGAAAATATGAGGTTTGGAGACAGCAGGAGCAAAAGCAGAAAATAGAGATcctgtgtgagtgagagagaaagagagtttagTTTCAGAGCGTATTGGCACATCTTATTGTGTGCAATTTGTGTCCTGCCGTTTCTTGCCTGTCAAATCGGATGACATCAATGAGAAAATGAAATTACGTGCAAACGCTCAGCACCGGCTTGATGTTgggagagctgtgtgtgtgttagggagaGATGATCACTTGTTGGAGCCAGCTGGTTATGAACTATGTCTTCCAAACAGACCCACAGCTGCAGGGCTTCAGTGATGCAGCCCATATACTCATCTTCTCTCTCTGCAGGCAGGCATGCTGTTCCTCATTTCAGATTTTATTGCATTGCCTCAGTGAGCCCATCAAGATGAGCACTCAGGGGGGTAGTCGCTACAGCAGAGATCTGACCTGGTAAAGTCAAGTTCACCCTGTGACGAGCAATAGCCAAAGATTGGGATTTGAAGTCAGGCCTGGTCTTGAGACTATTTCATGATTGAATGGCTACATTTTGATCTGAAAGAAAAGTTTCACATTGTAGACGTCACACAGTTTAACTTTGAAACTGTGGGGTTCGGAGGAACCTCGCCTCTAAGGTTTGAGATCTCATCCTCTTGTTGTCTTTTGATTGTCGAGTTCATCCATTTCCTCTGTCATATCTGAAATCTCATTCCCTTCCCATTTctccttaaacacacacactgcgaGTGAGTGGCCAGTCCAGGCATTGCTAAATGACTTTACCTGCTCTGACTGAACAAGAGCCTGGCTCTCTAAATGTATGCATCACTTTTTAATGCCTCATTTCCCAGACTAGATGACAGGGATGGATCTGTGGTTCAGAGATTTATTTACACAAGGTGGCTGTTTTAGATTACATGAACCTGGTGTTGGGTTTGAATTACTAGTAATGAAACCCTTGTGATGTTCCTTCACCAAAGAGCAACTGATATTTGAGAACATTTCGCCCATAAGCAAGGTGTGGCTGAGATAAAAGCCAGCATTAAAGTGAAAGTTATGCTTGCTAGATTATTCTCAAACCTTAGGCACATTCAATCTGTCTGTGTGAGAAAGATTGAGAATTTTAATTAACCGTTAAGATAGCCTCTATCATGCAGAACTCTATGTAAGTTACTGTAAGTTACCTGAATGCTTCAACCAGAATACTCTGGTTAAATATGCATAGAGCTTTTCTGTCTAGTAGGGTAAGATAAGCTGGTTATCTCCCAGTTGATATAATGTCATGATGGAGAAAACAGAAACCGCATGGATGTTATTTTAAACATGGCTCAAAAGTTCCAGATCGATTTATTCCATAATATGTCACGATGTTTCCCCAAGAATTTAAACCGAAGCACAGTCCTGACCATGACATAACTTTAGACCAGGGTCACCGAGGGCCACTTTCCTGAAGAGTtgagctccaacacacctgcctgaaagttTCTAACGTTACTTACTTTGATTTGTCTGGTTcctgtgtgtttaattggggttatACAGGTAAACTCTGCTGGACTCTTGCCCTACAGGAGCAAGATTTGACAACTTGCTTTAGACTCACTTGGCGAAGCCACTGAATAAACCCATTCATTGACTATCATTTGCCTGTAATCCAGCATCAATATTCAGCCCTCACTGAGTCCTGCTCTTCCCAAATGGATATGTGCAGAGCATGGAGGTAGCAGACAAGGGACAGGATATGACTTTGGTTCACAGCACGAATGGCCTCCACTTCACTGGCCTCTTTTGCCTCTTTAATGGACTCATTTTCTGGCATAGGCAGATTTTGCCCTGCTCAATTAAATCAGCAGCATTTTAATTGGCTTATGCACTGTCAAACGGGATCTATTAAGTGAGCAGCTGTCAGAGCTGAAGACATGCAGATATGagcaggagggagagagagaaaggtgaAGAGGGGTAAATACATCAGCTTTAAAGCACTCGGGTACAATGATAATGTCTTGTAAATGAAATGCCCCCATGATCTTCTACAATACCCATCATTCTTTTCACTGAAATGCACTTCTCTCCATTTATTGTCCAATCCTCCAATCCTTTTTCGTCCTCTCATGCTTCTCCATCTTCTCCTGTGGGGTTTTGAAGGCACATAAAGAGTCCTACTGAGAGGTTGTAAAGAGATTAATGGAGTAACATAGAGAGTCTATTAAGTCACCCTACATCAGGTCAGTTAAGGCCAGAGGCTTCAACTCCTGCTGGCTACATATCCCCTCCCCGGGATATGCCACACAAGACAGGGATTTGGTGGATTAATCTTCCATATTCATTGTGGTCAACGCAGGTTAAGCAATAGGCTTAATTTCTTCTAAGGGAAAAGATCATAAGTCCATAGTACTCGACCGAAGATGCTTTGGTGTGGTTTTCAACACTACGAACAGGGCGAAAAGTTGTTTCCTTGAGAGGTCATGCCAACAGGGATGTAATAAGGTCAGGGCTTGGTACAACATGTGAAAGGGACTCATTATTGTGTCTGAAAGAGCATTGCGGTGTGGGGTTACCCTCATTAGAGCACCTTTACCAGGCATTGCAAAGCAAGAGCACTGCCCCGGAGAAATGCACTGATGCAGGTTTATTACTGATGATCCCGGGCCACTCAAGTATGTCCACCTAAGACACAACCAGGTGTTCGCAAAGATTTAATGCCCCCATGCTTGGCTGATTAAAAGGACCATTCACCATAAAACGCTGTcgtcatttactgaccctcatgttgttccaaacctgtgaaacCCCATGACTATTAACAACCCCACTGACTTGCACAGTATGAACAAATAGAAGACCATTTtcaaaagtcatatgggtttttgaaagacatgagggtgagtaactgattACAGAAgttctatttttgggtgaactgtacctttaaaccCTTTAGGTGGGAATCAGTGTTTGAGGTTTTGcgtttatgccaaaaaaaaaaaaaaatctcctctaGCTTGTGAGCCTGTGGTTTATGATTGCCACATTCCACCAAGGTAATAAGTGTTTCATATAATGGttgcagagaagaaaaaaaaagtttttgaccAAGATTTTTTGCTCCACAGATGTACATGACGTGTTTCATGGCCCAAATAGGAGCATGAGAGAAAAGCTATATTTGAAAGATTTACACAGTAGCATGGCCACAGGAAAATAAAGAACCTAGAATGAAGTAATTAAAGGCTCTTTGTCATGTGGAATAACCCCTATGGTGTTGCTGTAGAGGCGCTAactctattcatccatccatttcatACTCACGCTATTACTCCACACCGAGAGGCTAATTGGACTAGCGTCTTTCTCCTTAACTCTCATTCTGTCTTCCTTTTTTCCTACCTTATTTTTCTTCCTCAACCTTTCTTTCATTCCACATTTTTATTTGCTTCCTCTCTCTGTCTTCGTTCTCTGTGATGTTTCAAACACCATAAAAAATGGGTTGAAAGTGGAGCATGCACTCCTCGGATGGCTGCCTTTAATCAGTTGAATGAAACGGACAGAGGGCTTTCTTCCTCCTCtttcaattaagttttttttttttcatttgggttTTTTAATTACTTGGCCTgtctaggaaaaaaaaacagtaatggtgCTGGCATTGGAAAGTTTAAGCACTTAAGCACAGGGTTAAAAATTTTAAGTAACGTTTCACACTTGAGCTTTTCTTTCAAAAGCGAGGTAGTTTTTAATCCTGAATATCTCGTTCCATGTTTGAAACTGTTCATACTTGAAACTGTATTCCTTTGAGACCACAATTTTGGGTTACCACAGTACTTACTGTGCTCTAGGGCTTTGTAGCCCAATGTCTGCCATTTTACAAGCATGAAACATCTCTTATCCTATCATTTAAAGATGCCATAACCCAGGGTTTTGCTTAATCACAGCACAAATGGGGTAAAAATGTATCTGGCCATGTGTAATGGCATATTTAGAATAAAAGAAGCTCACCACGCACTTTCAGATCATTCTTCCATCAGTCCACAACATACAAACTGTAgtggggcacacacacacacacacacacacacacacacacacacacacacacacacacacacacacacacacacacagccttgaTCCCCCCACATTCGTTAGATCATACTCATTTTATTAATCTGTCAATCAGAAGCGCAGAACAGAATTCTTTCCATTCCCTTTCCATGGCTCATTTCCTCTCGTTCTATGTGTCCGTTATCTTTTCGAGGTCATGATTGATTTGATTTGTGTGTAATTAAGATTGTGGACTCTTgctatttctaattattttgccctatgtttgtgtgtgtgtgtgtgtgtgtgtgtgcttcctgTGCAGTGCTCTGGTCTGCATGCGCTGGGCTAATTGAATTAATGCGTTCATCTGTGCAGTGCTTGCTTTTTTCCCATTTCATTCTCCCCCACACTCATTTTCTAAATTCATGAAGACACCTTGAGAAGTCCTCTGATTGTGGTGATTCGATCCTCTGTATTGAAGGAGAGTGAGAGAGTGGtttggatgaaaaaaataatgaattggcTGAAATTCAAAAGGAAGCTGTAGTGTTTTGCTAAAGCCTGCTAATGTCGTACAAGAGGCTCATAAATAGTAGAAACAGAGTGAAGTAGGGTAGTGAATACAAATTTGGCCTTTCATATGGAGATCTCCTGTGGTAGACGGTCATATCTTTATTACAGCTTCATTGAATGGTGTTTGAAGACAGCAGGAGAGACGGCCATCAGTCTAGAGTTGGCTTTTTGTCA
Coding sequences within:
- the LOC109076406 gene encoding potassium voltage-gated channel subfamily D member 2-like; this translates as MAAGVAAWLPFARAAAIGWMPVASAPMPPPPREKRRGQDGLIILNVSGTRFQTWRNTLERYPDTLLGSTERDFFFHEETNEYFFDRDPDIFRHILNFYRTGKLHYPRHECISAYDEELAFFGIIPEIIGDCCYEEYKDRRRENTERIQDDEENENNKDLVLPELSFRESMWRAFENPHTSTMALVFYYVTGFFIAVSVMANVVETVPCSSGPNRAKEVSCGERYALAFFCLDTACVMIFTVEYLLRLIAAPSRYKFVKSVMSIIDVVAIMPYYIGLVMTDNEDVSGAFVTLRVFRVFRIFKFSRHSAGLRILGYTLKSCASELGFLLFSLTMAIIIFATVMFYAEKSSSASKFTSIPAAFWYTIVTMTTLGYGDMVPKTIMGKIFGSVCSLSGVLVIALPVPVIVSNFSRIYHQSQRAEKRRAQKKTRLARIRATKSGGANAYLQYKRNGMLADAEEEASKEAGKSLVCKINPTFETQHHHLLHCLEKTTNHEFVDEQTYETNCMEVSLTKPSMSRSSSLSSSPHGLSSCCTRRNKRKSFNVSNSNMVGGRRGSIQELSTIQIRERPMSNSRSSLNAKFEETLPLNSEEQSYITAAVISMPTPPVTTPEGGDSASSPDFLQSNIVRVSAL